In one Chelmon rostratus isolate fCheRos1 chromosome 7, fCheRos1.pri, whole genome shotgun sequence genomic region, the following are encoded:
- the LOC121609606 gene encoding gap junction delta-2 protein, protein MGEWTILERLLEAAVQQHSTMIGRILLTVVVIFRILIVAIVGETVYEDEQTMFICNTLQPGCNQACYDKAFPISHIRYWVFQIILVCTPSLCFITYSVHQSAKQKDRRYSFLYPIMERDYGGRDGARKLRNINGILVQHGGDGGGGKEEPDCLEVKEIPNAPRGLTHGKSSKVRRQEGISRFYIIQVVFRNALEIGFLAGQYFLYGFSVPGIFECDRYPCLKEVECYVSRPTEKTVFLVFMFAVSGICVVLNLAELNHLGWRKIKAAIRGVQARRKSICEIRKKDMAHLSQPPNLGRTQSSESAYV, encoded by the exons ATGGGAGAATGGACCATCCTAGAGCGCCTCCTGGAGGCCGCCGTGCAGCAGCACTCTACTATGATCGGAAG gatCCTGCTAACAGTAGTGGTGATCTTCCGTATTCTGATCGTGGCAATCGTTGGGGAGACGGTGTACGAAGACGAGCAGACCATGTTCATCTGTAACACTCTGCAGCCGGGCTGCAACCAGGCCTGCTACGACAAGGCCTTCCCAATTTCACACATCCGCTACTGGGTTTTCCAGATCATACTGGTGTGCACGCCCAGCCTCTGCTTCATCACCTACTCCGTCCACCAGTCAGCCAAGCAGAAAGACCGGCGCTACTCCTTTCTCTATCCTATTATGGAGAGGGACTACGGGGGAAGGGACGGGGCGCGAAAGCTACGCAACATTAATGGAATTCTAGTTCAACAtggaggtgatggtggaggaggcaaGGAAGAACCTGATTGCCTGGAGGTGAAGGAGATCCCCAACGCCCCGCGGGGCCTCACCCATGGGAAGAGCTCCAAGGTCCGCAGGCAAGAAGGGATCTCCCGCTTTTACATCATCCAGGTGGTGTTCAGAAACGCTCTGGAGATTGGCTTCTTGGCAGGCCAGTACTTCCTTTACGGCTTTAGTGTGCCTGGGATCTTCGAGTGCGACCGCTACCCGTGTCTGAAGGAGGTGGAGTGCTATGTGTCACGCCCCAcggaaaaaacagttttcctggTGTTCATGTTTGCGGTGAGCGGCATCTGCGTAGTGCTCAACCTGGCTGAGCTCAACCATCTGGGCTGGCGCAAGATCAAGGCCGCCATCAGGGGCGTCCAGGCCCGCAGGAAGTCTATCTGCGAGATCAGAAAGAAGGACATGGCACATCTGTCCCAGCCGCCCAACCTGGGACGCACGCAGTCCAGCGAGTCAGCCTACGTCTga
- the nop53 gene encoding ribosome biogenesis protein NOP53, with protein MASARRLKRVVASQPGFLNLKSTSDPAGSISSRRKRVNKNKKKNWNKFSDINDVDEFLEDVRHQERTTGGLLSEKPDDSLFFLDVGQQKKAEQNVAEPVEGKKRKGKTSRPLRIDLILQHDSLVPPPKDVLAYQQPNAKKVRRIAQKAEQLAAKGVVPRRQKQLLNRRPVDRTTKKAVTEANNNPNRDYYDIWGQESKDAADPWYLQQTGKKLVKRQERMNDKPSVLPAVEVIAPGGSYNPDFFSHQALLQEAHEVEVKKQKVEDKIERQLAVNREDTATEETILREQVEGLVEEENEEEVAPNEGDEDVMVGAITLAAKKTERQRKKEKADKIKEQQRLADRRQNDHRQQLFQLRSIKASIKQQDQKTKTRQTQRKAKQEAQKAQPRRLGKLKFQPQDLEVQLSDELAGSLRQLKPEGSVLKDRFKSLQKRNLIEPRERAKFKRRHKLKYVEKRAFREIT; from the exons ATGGCGTCGGCCAGGAGGCTGAAACGCGTGGTGGCTTCACAACCAGGTTTTCTCAATTTAAAGTCCACTTCAGACCCTGCAGGCTCAATCAGTAGTCGAAGAAAACGTGTgaataagaataagaagaaGAACTGGAACAAATTCAGCGACATAAACGATGTCGACGAGTTTTTAGAAGACGTCAGACACCAGGAGAGGACCACCGG GGGTCTGCTGTCTGAGAAGCCCGATGacagtttgttctttttggATGTTGGACAACAAAAGAAAGCTGAACAGAACG TAGCAGAACCTGTCgaggggaagaagaggaaagggaagacGTCACGTCCTCTGAGGATAGACCTGATCCTACAGCACGATTCCCTCGTTCCACCACCTAAAGA TGTGCTGGCGTATCAGCAACCTAATGCCAAGAAAGTCCGTCGCATTGCCCAAAAGGCAGAGCAGCTGGCAGCCAAAGGAGTGGTGCCTCGGaggcagaaacagctgctgaacagaCGGCCAGTCGACAGGACGACCAAGAAGGCAGTGACAGAGGCCAACAACAACCCAAACAGAGACTATTATGACATATGGGGACAAgagt CCAAAGATGCCGCTGACCCCTGGTACCTTCAACAGACGGGCAAGAAGCTCGTCAAG CGTCAAGAGAGGATGAATGACAAGCCGTCTGTGCTTCCGGCTGTGGAGGTGATCGCCCCTGGAGGATCCTACAACCCAGACTTCTTCTCCCATCAG GCCTTGCTGCAGGAGGCCCACGAGGTGGAGGTCAAGAAACAAAAGGTGGAAGACAAAATAGAGAGACAGCTGGCTGTCAACAGAGAAGACACAGCGACAGAG GAGACGATATTAAGAGAGCAGGTGGAAGGCCTGGTAGAAGAGGAGAACGAAGAAGAAGTGGCTCCTAATGAAGGAGATGAGGATGTGATGGTGGGAGCCATCACACTAGCAGCCAagaagactgagagacagaggaagaaggagaaggctGACAAAATTAAG GAGCAGCAGCGGCTGGCTGACAGACGGCAGAATGACCATCGGCAGCAGCTCTTCCAGCTTCGCTCCATTAAGGCCTCCATCAAACAGCAGGACCAGAAAACCAAGACCAGACAGACACAACGCAAGGCCAAGCAGGAGGCCCAGAAAGCTCAACCCAGACGCCTCGGCAAACTCAA GTTTCAGCCTCAGGACCTGGAGGTTCAGTTGAGTGACGAGCTGGCCGGCTCCCTGCGACAACTCAAG CCAGAGGGCAGCGTCCTCAAGGATCGCTTCAAGAGTCTGCAGAAGAGGAACCTGATCGAACCAAGAGAAAGAGCCAA GTTCAAGAGGAGACACAAGCTGAAGTATGTGGAGAAGAGGGCTTTTAGAGAGATCACTTAG